From a single Okeanomitos corallinicola TIOX110 genomic region:
- a CDS encoding magnesium chelatase subunit H — MFTQVKSTIRHIAPDDLRGRKLIKVVYIVLESQYQSSLSQAVREINANHPSVAIEISGYLIEELRDSENYEAFKRDIASANIFIASLIFIEDLAQKLIAAVEPHRDKFDVAVVFPSMPEVMRLNKMGSFSLAQLGQSKSVIANFMKKRKEKSGAGFQDGMLKLLRTLPQVLKFLPMEKAQDARNFMLSFQYWLGGSAENLENFLLMLADKYVLKGAEKESFAAAKYEAPVVYPDMGIWHPLATTMFEDVREYLNWYSARKDISSNLKDPLAPCVGLVLQRTHLVTGDDAHYVAIVQELESLGARVLPVFAGGLDFSKPVEAYFYEPTTNKQLVDAVVSLTGFALVGGPARQDHPKAIEALKRLNRPYMVALPLVFQTTEEWLESDLGLHPIQVALQIAIPELDGAIEPIILSGKDGATGRAIALQDRVEIVAQRALKWANLRRKPKLDKKVAITVFSFPPDKGNVGTAAYLDVFGSIHEVLKGLRNNGYDVQDIPETAKELMEQVIHDAQAQYASPELNIAYKMSVPEYEALTPYSQRLEENWGPPPGNLNSDGQNLLVYGKQFGNVFIGVQPTFGYEGDPMRLLFSRSASPHHGFAAYYTYLERIWGADAVLHFGTHGSLEFMPGKQMGMSGDCYPDQLIGTIPNLYYYAANNPSEATIAKRRSYAETISYLTPPAENAGLYKGLKELGELIGSYQTLKDSGRGISIVNAIIDKARIVNLDQDIQLPDTDAKDMKPEERDNIVGSVYRRLMEIESRLLPCGLHIIGKPPTAEEAIATLVNIASLDREEDGIVGLPSIIAKSLNRNIEDIYRSNDAGILADVQLLQNITQATRAAVTALVQEQIDAEGRVSLVSKLNFFNMGKKEPWVESLYKSGFTSVDADALKPLFEYLEFCLKQVCADNELGGLLQGLEGEYILPGPGGDPIRNPDVLPTGKNIHALDPQSIPTSAAVQSAKIVVDRLLERNKAENEGNWPETIACVLWGTDNIKTYGESLAQIMWMIGVRPVPDALGRVNKLELIPLKELGRPRIDVVINCSGVFRDLFINQMNLLDQGVKMAAEADEPLEMNFVRKHAVKQAEEMGINLRQAATRVFSNASGSYSSNINLAVENSTWDSEAELQEMYLKRKSFSFNSDNPGVMDESRQLFENSLQTADATFQNLDSSEISLTDVSHYFDSDPTKLVASLRKDGKKPASYIADTTTANAQVRSLSETVRLDARTKLLNPKWYEGMLSHGYEGVRELSKRLVNTTGWSATAGAVDNWVYEDTNETFIKDEEMQKRLMNLNPHSFRKIVSTLLEVNGRGYWETSEENLDRLRELYQEVENRIEGIE, encoded by the coding sequence ATGTTCACCCAGGTCAAGTCCACAATTCGACATATTGCACCTGACGATTTACGGGGACGTAAGTTAATCAAGGTCGTTTACATTGTCCTTGAGTCCCAATATCAAAGTTCTTTATCCCAAGCAGTACGGGAAATAAACGCTAACCACCCCAGCGTAGCTATAGAAATTAGTGGTTACTTAATCGAAGAACTGCGCGACTCAGAAAACTATGAAGCTTTCAAACGCGATATAGCTAGTGCTAATATATTCATCGCTTCCCTGATATTTATTGAAGACTTAGCACAAAAACTCATAGCCGCAGTAGAACCACACCGGGATAAATTTGATGTAGCGGTTGTTTTCCCCTCCATGCCCGAAGTAATGCGCCTTAATAAAATGGGTAGCTTCTCCTTGGCACAGTTGGGACAATCCAAGAGCGTTATTGCCAACTTCATGAAAAAGCGCAAAGAGAAATCTGGCGCTGGTTTCCAAGATGGAATGTTGAAGTTGTTGCGGACACTTCCCCAAGTGCTGAAATTCCTACCAATGGAAAAAGCACAAGATGCTCGTAACTTCATGCTCAGTTTTCAGTATTGGTTAGGTGGTTCAGCGGAAAACCTGGAAAACTTCCTGCTGATGCTGGCTGATAAATACGTATTAAAAGGCGCAGAAAAAGAAAGCTTTGCTGCTGCTAAGTATGAAGCACCAGTTGTTTATCCTGACATGGGTATTTGGCATCCCTTAGCCACTACCATGTTTGAAGATGTACGCGAATATCTGAACTGGTATTCTGCTCGCAAAGATATTTCCTCAAACCTCAAAGACCCCCTCGCACCATGCGTAGGTTTGGTTTTACAAAGAACTCACCTAGTGACTGGGGATGATGCACATTATGTGGCAATTGTCCAGGAATTAGAATCTTTAGGTGCAAGAGTTCTCCCTGTATTTGCTGGTGGTTTGGATTTCTCTAAACCTGTAGAAGCTTATTTCTATGAACCAACAACCAATAAACAGTTAGTAGATGCGGTAGTTTCCTTAACTGGTTTTGCTTTAGTTGGTGGCCCAGCTAGACAAGATCATCCTAAAGCTATCGAAGCATTAAAACGCCTCAACCGTCCCTACATGGTAGCCTTGCCTTTGGTCTTCCAAACCACCGAAGAATGGCTAGAAAGTGATTTAGGTTTACATCCCATTCAAGTAGCTTTACAAATTGCTATTCCTGAACTTGACGGGGCGATTGAGCCAATCATATTATCAGGTAAAGATGGGGCAACCGGTCGAGCGATCGCACTCCAAGATAGAGTAGAAATCGTAGCTCAACGGGCCTTAAAATGGGCTAACCTGCGTCGTAAACCCAAACTAGATAAAAAAGTTGCCATCACCGTTTTCAGCTTCCCACCCGATAAAGGTAACGTGGGAACTGCGGCTTATTTAGATGTATTTGGTTCTATCCATGAAGTTCTCAAAGGACTGAGAAATAACGGCTACGACGTACAAGACATTCCTGAAACAGCGAAAGAGTTGATGGAACAAGTCATCCACGACGCACAAGCACAGTACGCAAGTCCCGAACTCAACATTGCTTACAAAATGTCAGTCCCTGAATATGAAGCACTGACACCATACTCCCAACGCTTAGAAGAAAACTGGGGACCACCACCAGGAAACCTAAACAGCGATGGACAAAATCTATTAGTTTATGGTAAGCAGTTCGGTAACGTCTTCATTGGTGTCCAACCCACCTTTGGTTATGAAGGCGACCCCATGCGCTTATTATTCTCTCGTTCCGCTAGTCCGCACCACGGTTTTGCCGCATATTACACCTATCTAGAACGGATTTGGGGCGCTGATGCTGTGTTACACTTTGGTACACACGGCTCATTGGAATTTATGCCTGGTAAGCAAATGGGGATGTCTGGAGATTGTTACCCAGACCAACTAATTGGCACAATTCCTAACCTGTATTATTACGCAGCTAACAACCCTAGTGAAGCCACAATTGCTAAACGTCGTAGTTATGCAGAAACAATTTCTTACCTGACACCACCTGCGGAAAATGCTGGTTTATACAAAGGTTTGAAAGAACTGGGTGAATTAATTGGTTCTTACCAAACTTTGAAAGACAGTGGACGCGGTATTTCCATTGTTAACGCGATTATAGACAAAGCCCGCATCGTCAATCTGGATCAAGACATTCAGTTACCAGACACCGATGCGAAGGATATGAAACCGGAAGAACGGGATAATATCGTTGGTAGCGTTTATCGTCGGTTGATGGAAATTGAATCCCGCTTGTTACCATGTGGACTGCATATTATTGGTAAACCACCCACAGCGGAAGAAGCGATCGCAACCTTAGTTAATATTGCTAGTCTAGATCGTGAAGAAGATGGTATTGTCGGCTTACCCTCCATTATTGCGAAAAGCTTAAACCGCAACATTGAAGATATCTACAGAAGTAACGATGCCGGCATTTTAGCCGATGTGCAGTTATTACAAAATATCACCCAAGCTACCCGTGCAGCGGTGACAGCTTTGGTACAAGAACAAATTGACGCAGAAGGTAGAGTTTCCCTAGTTTCCAAGTTGAACTTTTTCAACATGGGTAAAAAAGAACCTTGGGTTGAATCTCTGTATAAATCAGGTTTTACCAGCGTTGATGCGGATGCGTTAAAACCCCTGTTTGAATATTTGGAATTCTGCTTAAAACAAGTTTGTGCAGATAACGAACTCGGTGGTTTATTGCAAGGTTTGGAAGGTGAATATATTTTACCAGGCCCCGGTGGCGACCCCATCCGTAACCCTGATGTATTGCCTACAGGTAAAAATATACACGCCTTAGACCCCCAATCTATTCCTACATCTGCGGCGGTGCAATCAGCGAAAATCGTCGTTGATAGGTTGTTGGAACGGAATAAGGCAGAAAACGAGGGTAACTGGCCTGAGACAATTGCCTGTGTCCTTTGGGGTACAGATAATATCAAAACCTACGGGGAATCACTAGCCCAAATCATGTGGATGATTGGTGTGCGTCCAGTTCCCGATGCTTTGGGACGGGTGAACAAGTTGGAATTGATACCTTTGAAAGAGTTGGGTCGTCCTAGAATTGACGTTGTAATTAACTGTTCTGGTGTCTTCCGTGACCTGTTCATTAACCAAATGAACCTGCTTGACCAAGGTGTGAAGATGGCCGCAGAAGCTGATGAACCCTTGGAAATGAACTTTGTTCGCAAGCACGCTGTCAAGCAAGCAGAGGAAATGGGAATAAATCTGCGTCAAGCTGCAACTCGTGTTTTCTCTAATGCTTCTGGTTCTTATTCTTCTAACATCAACTTAGCAGTTGAGAATAGCACTTGGGATAGTGAAGCTGAGTTGCAAGAAATGTATTTGAAACGCAAATCTTTCTCTTTCAATTCTGATAATCCTGGTGTGATGGATGAGTCACGTCAGTTGTTTGAAAATTCTTTGCAGACTGCTGATGCAACGTTCCAAAATCTCGATTCTTCGGAAATCAGTTTAACTGATGTTTCTCATTATTTTGACTCTGACCCCACAAAGTTGGTAGCAAGTCTGCGTAAAGATGGAAAGAAACCTGCATCTTACATTGCAGATACAACTACTGCGAATGCACAGGTGAGAAGTTTATCGGAAACTGTGCGTTTGGATGCGCGGACTAAGTTGTTAAATCCCAAATGGTATGAGGGGATGTTGTCTCACGGTTATGAAGGTGTGCGGGAACTTTCTAAACGGTTGGTTAATACCACTGGTTGGAGTGCGACTGCTGGTGCTGTGGATAACTGGGTTTATGAGGACACGAATGAGACTTTCATCAAAGATGAGGAAATGCAGAAACGTCTGATGAATTTGAATCCTCATTCTTTCCGCAAGATTGTTTCTACTTTGTTGGAAGTCAATGGTCGCGGTTATTGGGAGACGAGTGAGGAGAATTTAGACCGGTTACGTGAGTTGTATCAGGAGGTGGAAAATCGGATTGAGGGTATAGAATAG
- a CDS encoding BrnT family toxin — protein sequence MNELQFTWDAQKAESNIQKHGISFEEAKSAFIDDNARLIYDPDHSQDEDRFILLGMSSYYHLLVVCHCYRENDTIIRIISARKANKLEQKQYQEFLV from the coding sequence ATGAATGAGTTACAATTTACTTGGGATGCACAAAAAGCCGAGAGTAATATTCAAAAACATGGAATTTCTTTTGAAGAAGCAAAATCTGCCTTTATTGATGATAATGCGCGTTTAATTTATGATCCCGATCATTCTCAAGATGAAGATAGATTTATCTTGCTAGGAATGAGTAGTTATTATCATCTATTGGTTGTTTGTCATTGTTATCGAGAAAATGATACAATAATTAGGATTATTTCCGCTAGAAAAGCAAATAAACTAGAACAGAAACAATATCAGGAGTTCTTAGTATGA
- a CDS encoding antitoxin: MRDNYDFSQSVKNPYSQQLKEQVTIDLEKDIIQYFEEIAQETGISYLNLINLYLRECMENKRKLSLIESNN, from the coding sequence ATGAGAGACAATTATGATTTTTCTCAATCCGTTAAAAATCCCTATTCTCAACAATTAAAAGAACAAGTTACAATTGATTTAGAAAAAGATATAATTCAATACTTTGAAGAAATAGCTCAAGAAACAGGTATTTCTTATTTGAATTTAATTAATCTTTATCTGCGTGAATGTATGGAAAATAAACGTAAGTTATCGTTGATAGAAAGTAACAATTAA
- a CDS encoding type II toxin-antitoxin system VapC family toxin has translation MNYLLDSNIVSYILKKNAIVDNKLREVNIQGGMVFISCITYYEIKRGLLSINAVKQLSEFHIFFQKYQTLFLDDLEIIEKSCEIHAKLKAKGKPIQDADILIAATAIVRDLILVSNDSDLLRIEGLKLENWL, from the coding sequence GTGAATTATTTACTAGATTCAAATATCGTTAGTTACATTTTAAAAAAGAATGCCATTGTAGATAATAAACTCCGAGAAGTCAATATTCAGGGAGGAATGGTATTTATTAGCTGCATTACTTATTATGAAATCAAGAGAGGACTTTTATCTATTAATGCTGTAAAGCAATTGTCGGAATTTCATATCTTTTTTCAAAAATATCAAACATTATTTTTAGATGATTTAGAAATTATTGAAAAATCCTGTGAAATTCATGCCAAATTAAAAGCCAAAGGTAAGCCTATCCAAGATGCTGACATTTTAATAGCAGCTACAGCAATTGTCCGCGATTTAATTCTCGTTTCTAATGATTCTGATTTATTAAGAATTGAAGGACTTAAATTAGAAAATTGGTTGTGA
- a CDS encoding type II toxin-antitoxin system VapC family toxin translates to MILLDTDIVIDFLRKYPPAISWLSSLRDEEIALPGYVAMELMQGCKNKLELQEIRKFIANVEVIWPTPETCDQALETFADYNLSHNLGLIDALIGQTSISLGLPLHTFNVKHYAVIPDLIIVQPYKR, encoded by the coding sequence ATGATTCTCCTAGATACTGATATTGTTATTGACTTTCTGCGTAAATATCCACCTGCTATTAGTTGGTTAAGTTCTTTGCGAGATGAAGAAATTGCTTTACCTGGTTATGTAGCGATGGAATTGATGCAAGGATGTAAGAATAAGTTGGAATTGCAGGAAATTCGCAAATTTATAGCTAATGTTGAAGTAATTTGGCCAACACCTGAAACTTGTGATCAAGCATTAGAAACATTTGCAGATTATAATCTCAGTCATAATCTTGGATTAATTGATGCTTTGATAGGTCAAACATCAATCTCTTTGGGTTTACCATTACATACATTTAATGTTAAGCATTATGCTGTTATTCCAGATTTAATCATAGTTCAACCTTATAAAAGATAA
- a CDS encoding type II toxin-antitoxin system Phd/YefM family antitoxin yields MTFSLSDIHPLSEFQRGAKMFLDKLKETQSPIVLTVNGKAAAVVQDAESYQKLIDRLELLESIAKIRQSINEFEQGEGMPLNQAFAEFKEKYGIPD; encoded by the coding sequence ATGACGTTTAGCTTGAGCGATATTCACCCCTTATCAGAATTTCAGCGAGGAGCAAAGATGTTTTTGGATAAGTTAAAAGAAACTCAATCTCCCATTGTGCTGACTGTGAATGGTAAAGCTGCTGCTGTGGTTCAGGATGCTGAAAGTTATCAAAAACTGATTGATAGACTGGAATTACTAGAATCTATTGCTAAGATACGTCAAAGTATAAATGAGTTTGAACAAGGTGAGGGTATGCCCTTAAATCAAGCATTTGCAGAATTTAAGGAAAAATATGGCATACCGGATTGA
- a CDS encoding transposase, with amino-acid sequence MQVVERHIIQRNHPHYQEIDKLCFAAKNLYNYANFHIRQSFIFAQKYLDYNCLAKQLKATEPYRVLPAKVAQQVLLGLHRNWLSFFAAIKAYAEDKSKFLGRPKLPKYKHKEKGRHLLVYTAQAVSKPKMKSGLIHLSQTQIHIPTKVDYCYLNQVRIVPKIDHYVVEVVYEKEETDYGLDSNAIAAIDLGIDNLATLTSNQPGFIPVLVSGRIIKSINRYYNQRKANLQSLLPAHQKTSKRLQSLTKKRNFRVDDYLHKASRLIINHLVKCGIGTLVIGQNSLWKQNVNLGSRNNQNFVCIPHSRFVKQLSYKAKLVGMKVLVSEESYTSVASFLDQDVIPTYGKVDSKEVKFSGRRIKSKLYRAGNGLFIHADVNGSLNILRKVVPTAFSLGIGGVVVRPVGVIPDK; translated from the coding sequence ATGCAAGTAGTCGAGCGGCATATCATTCAAAGAAATCATCCCCATTATCAGGAGATTGATAAATTATGTTTTGCTGCCAAAAACCTCTACAATTATGCTAACTTTCACATTCGCCAAAGTTTCATCTTTGCTCAAAAATACCTCGATTACAATTGTTTAGCAAAACAGTTAAAAGCGACAGAACCATACCGAGTCTTACCAGCCAAAGTTGCCCAACAAGTATTATTAGGACTACATCGCAACTGGTTAAGTTTTTTTGCAGCAATTAAAGCTTATGCAGAAGATAAATCTAAATTTTTAGGTAGACCCAAATTACCTAAATATAAACACAAAGAAAAAGGCAGACATTTATTAGTTTACACAGCCCAAGCAGTGAGTAAACCCAAAATGAAATCTGGGTTGATTCATCTGTCACAAACACAGATTCACATTCCTACAAAAGTAGATTATTGTTATCTAAATCAAGTAAGAATTGTCCCCAAGATTGACCATTATGTAGTAGAAGTTGTCTATGAAAAAGAGGAAACAGATTATGGTTTAGACAGTAATGCTATTGCAGCGATTGATTTAGGCATAGATAATCTAGCAACCTTAACATCAAACCAGCCGGGATTTATACCAGTTCTGGTTTCCGGGCGGATTATCAAATCAATTAATCGTTATTACAATCAAAGAAAAGCCAATTTACAATCTTTACTACCTGCACATCAAAAGACCTCTAAACGACTACAAAGTTTAACTAAAAAACGGAATTTTCGAGTAGATGATTATCTGCATAAAGCCAGTCGCTTAATTATTAACCATTTAGTCAAGTGTGGAATTGGAACTTTAGTAATAGGTCAAAATTCCTTGTGGAAACAGAATGTGAATTTGGGCAGTAGAAATAATCAAAACTTTGTTTGTATTCCTCATAGCCGATTTGTAAAGCAGTTGAGTTATAAAGCGAAATTAGTAGGGATGAAGGTGTTAGTTTCTGAGGAGTCCTACACTTCTGTAGCTTCTTTTTTAGACCAAGATGTGATTCCTACTTATGGCAAAGTTGACTCGAAAGAAGTTAAATTTAGTGGTCGCAGAATCAAAAGTAAACTTTATAGAGCAGGTAATGGTTTATTCATTCATGCTGATGTCAATGGTAGTTTGAATATTTTACGTAAAGTAGTCCCGACAGCTTTTAGTCTAGGGATAGGGGGCGTTGTAGTCCGCCCCGTCGGGGTTATTCCCGACAAATGA
- a CDS encoding J domain-containing protein: MSQTETKAQNNESTYYALLGLHPSASVIDIRRAYRELSKQYHPDTTELPATVATDKFQQINEAYATLSHPERRLSYDVKIGYSRFGIIQAPTDLNHPAHQPYNFSKSMYLDASDRPLSSGEIFVLFVLGLTFVGCLVLAIAIAVIRGDTNLQTQLPTLNTQQQITHISQLSQTTANTTFDF, translated from the coding sequence GTGAGTCAAACCGAGACAAAGGCACAAAACAACGAAAGCACATATTACGCTTTACTAGGACTCCATCCCTCAGCGTCCGTAATTGATATCCGTCGCGCTTATCGGGAATTGAGTAAACAGTATCACCCAGATACAACAGAACTACCTGCTACAGTTGCTACTGACAAATTTCAGCAAATTAACGAAGCCTATGCCACTTTAAGCCATCCAGAGCGACGTTTAAGTTATGATGTCAAAATTGGTTATTCTCGTTTTGGGATAATTCAAGCACCAACAGATTTGAACCATCCTGCACATCAACCATACAACTTTTCTAAATCAATGTATTTGGATGCAAGCGATCGCCCCCTATCATCCGGAGAAATCTTTGTATTATTTGTGTTAGGTTTAACCTTTGTAGGCTGTTTAGTATTGGCGATCGCCATTGCTGTTATTCGTGGTGACACAAATTTACAAACACAACTTCCCACCCTGAATACACAACAGCAAATTACACATATTTCTCAACTTTCCCAAACAACAGCAAACACTACTTTTGACTTTTGA
- a CDS encoding DUF3143 domain-containing protein codes for MLPSNKPLYSHPLPQIEQWLKDQGCQQDETELHCWRLQKSSWQAEIWLDIEQIAVRYIQASENGQDIQRSFKYSLSREDIQAAIFAGP; via the coding sequence ATGCTTCCCTCCAACAAACCTTTATACAGTCACCCGCTACCACAAATTGAACAATGGCTAAAAGACCAAGGTTGTCAACAAGATGAAACAGAATTACATTGTTGGCGCTTACAAAAAAGCAGTTGGCAAGCCGAGATTTGGTTAGATATTGAACAAATTGCCGTCAGATATATTCAAGCAAGTGAAAACGGTCAAGATATTCAACGCTCCTTCAAATATTCTCTCAGTCGAGAAGACATTCAAGCCGCAATTTTTGCAGGCCCTTAA
- a CDS encoding isoprenyl transferase: protein MTTQDTELLYLPSDLQKDLLPQHVAVIMDGNGRWAKRQGLPRIMGHKRGVDALKDLLRCCQDWGIKALTAYAFSTENWKRPQEEVEFLMSLFQRVLRQELREMVEENVQIQFVGNLEALPTALQAEISYSMAETKNNQSIKFTVATNYGGRQEILQACRAIAHKVQDGILKPEDISEELFASHLYTAGIADPDLLIRTSGEMRLSNFLLWQMAYGEIYITDTLWPDFDRREFHRALCAYQQRERRFGKV, encoded by the coding sequence ATGACTACACAAGATACTGAACTGCTATATTTACCTTCTGATTTACAAAAAGATTTACTTCCCCAGCACGTTGCGGTGATTATGGATGGCAATGGTAGATGGGCTAAACGTCAAGGTCTACCCAGAATTATGGGTCATAAGCGGGGTGTTGATGCTCTCAAGGATTTGTTACGCTGTTGTCAGGACTGGGGAATTAAGGCTCTAACTGCTTATGCTTTTTCGACTGAAAACTGGAAGAGGCCACAGGAAGAGGTAGAGTTTTTGATGAGTTTGTTCCAGCGGGTTTTACGTCAGGAATTGCGGGAAATGGTGGAGGAAAATGTGCAGATTCAGTTTGTGGGTAATTTAGAGGCTTTACCAACAGCACTGCAAGCAGAAATTTCCTACTCGATGGCAGAAACTAAGAATAATCAAAGTATTAAGTTTACAGTTGCTACTAATTATGGCGGTAGACAGGAAATTTTACAGGCTTGTCGAGCGATCGCTCACAAGGTACAGGATGGTATTTTAAAGCCAGAGGATATTTCGGAAGAATTATTTGCCAGTCATTTATATACAGCAGGTATAGCTGATCCAGATTTATTGATCCGTACCAGTGGAGAAATGAGACTTTCTAATTTCTTACTTTGGCAAATGGCCTATGGTGAAATTTATATTACTGATACTCTCTGGCCAGATTTTGATAGAAGGGAGTTTCACCGCGCTTTATGTGCTTATCAACAGCGAGAAAGACGGTTTGGTAAGGTTTAG
- the cdaA gene encoding diadenylate cyclase CdaA produces MRDWWKQWLTTNLGWSQSLLLGTLDILLVLALTYMILVIISERRTLWMVRGFIILMLASAFSGTLGLPLLNFVLEKLVIGCAVAMAVALHSEFRRFLEQLGRGEFRQLFQPHRLAIPKSDSVIDEIVDAVKELSKNRIGALLILETSGPIDERDFSVPGVKLNAEVSKELIQTIFQPKTLLHDGATLIRGSRIVSSGIILPLSGRTASRQLGTRHRAAMGITERVENCICVVVSEETGSISLAERGTLYRPLTIRKLKESLEARFSPTVDREAVAPGLFSFISQVTSKTLTLISRLLRLPLSASRQKNKTEK; encoded by the coding sequence ATGAGAGATTGGTGGAAGCAATGGCTGACGACAAACTTGGGATGGTCACAGTCCTTGCTGCTTGGGACTCTGGATATTCTGTTAGTGCTGGCGTTAACATACATGATTCTAGTGATTATTAGTGAACGCCGCACATTATGGATGGTACGGGGATTTATCATTTTAATGCTGGCTTCAGCATTCAGCGGTACTTTAGGACTACCTCTACTCAATTTTGTTTTAGAAAAGCTGGTAATTGGTTGTGCTGTGGCTATGGCCGTAGCTCTTCATTCTGAGTTTCGCCGTTTCCTCGAACAACTGGGAAGGGGCGAATTTCGGCAGTTATTTCAACCCCACCGCTTGGCAATTCCCAAATCTGATAGCGTCATTGATGAAATTGTTGATGCTGTTAAAGAACTATCAAAAAATCGGATTGGTGCTTTACTAATTTTGGAAACTTCAGGGCCAATTGATGAGCGTGATTTTTCTGTCCCTGGAGTTAAATTAAATGCGGAAGTTTCTAAAGAACTGATCCAGACAATTTTTCAACCTAAAACTTTATTACATGATGGAGCAACTTTAATCCGTGGTTCGCGGATTGTTTCATCGGGTATAATTTTACCACTTTCAGGGCGCACAGCTTCGCGGCAATTGGGTACACGCCACCGAGCAGCAATGGGAATTACTGAGCGAGTCGAAAATTGTATCTGTGTCGTTGTATCAGAAGAAACGGGTTCTATTTCCTTAGCCGAACGAGGAACTTTATATCGTCCATTGACTATTAGAAAGTTAAAGGAGTCTTTAGAAGCTCGATTTTCGCCAACTGTCGATCGGGAAGCTGTCGCACCGGGTCTTTTCAGTTTTATTAGTCAAGTTACTAGCAAAACACTAACTTTGATTTCACGTTTACTCAGATTACCATTGTCTGCTTCTCGCCAAAAAAATAAGACCGAAAAATGA